The following DNA comes from Elusimicrobiota bacterium.
TGGAGGACCTGGGGTATCAGATTTTCGCCAGCCACAGTTCTCAGGAATATGTATTTCACCGCATTTCGACCGAGATACGGACCGCCGCCATCCGAGGGAAAGTCATCATTATCGGCCGCGGAGGATCCTGTTTGACCGGAGACTTGCCGAATGGAATTCATGTGCGGCTCGTCGCGTCTTTAGACGCTCGTGTTCATCGCATGCAAGAGCTTCAAAAATGTCCGGAAGCGAAAGCTCGGCAAATCGTCCATGAACGGGATGCGGCCAGAAGCCGCTACGTACACGATCGATTTGGGAGAGATATCGATGACCCGACTCTCTACGATGTGATCTGGAATACGGAACGGGTCGCTATCCCGGATGTGGCCCAGCAGTTGATGGCGATGATCCGTAGTCGCGCCGCGCGGCCGGTTCTGCAAGTATAATGAGTGCGTGACGACCCCCCTCTCCACCCGTCAGGAATCCGACAGCATGGGCGCCCTTGAGGTGCCAGCCAATCGTTACTGGGGCGCGCAAACCCAGCGCTCGCTGATCCATTTCGATATCGGTTCCGACACGATGCCTCCTGAGCTGATCAGGGCTTTCGGGATCCTGAAGAAAGCCTGCGCACTCGTCAATAAAGACCTGGGTAAATTACCCGCGGACAAAGCGGATCTGATCGTGCGTGCCGCCGACGAAGTGATCGCCGGCAAACTTCAGG
Coding sequences within:
- a CDS encoding cytidylate kinase-like family protein, whose product is MDKVSALIQALAYSVPPVESESSNQSWPFITISRQAGAGGYTLAKALMHELEQKADDPFCSGWSIFGVTMCRQLLEKHHLHLSQETLRKEDYHSQLEDLGYQIFASHSSQEYVFHRISTEIRTAAIRGKVIIIGRGGSCLTGDLPNGIHVRLVASLDARVHRMQELQKCPEAKARQIVHERDAARSRYVHDRFGRDIDDPTLYDVIWNTERVAIPDVAQQLMAMIRSRAARPVLQV